DNA sequence from the Amycolatopsis sp. Hca4 genome:
GGCGGCGTCGACGTTGTCGGGAACGCCGTCGAGGAGCGAGAAGCCGAACTTCTGGCCTTCGGCGCCGGTGCTGATGGCCGCGTGCGCCCCGGCCGCGACACCCGGCGTCACCCGGATCATCACCTGCTGCGCGCCGTGGGCGAGCGCGCCGAGCTGCTCGATCTCGTCGAGCGAGTCGACGACGATCCGCCGGACGCCGTAGCCGAGAGCGGCCTTCAGGTCCTCGGGCGTCTTCGCGTTGCCGTGCAGCAGCATGCGTTCGGCGGGGAAGCCCACCGAGCGCGCGACGGCGATCTCACCGGCGGAGCAGGTGTCGAGCGACAACCCCGCTTCGGCGACCCAACGCAGCACGGCCCGCGTACAGAGCGCCTTGCTCGCGTACGCCACTTCGGCGTCCGGCAGCGCTTCGCGGTACTCGCGGGCGGTGTCTCGGACCTGCTGTTCGTCGATGAGGTAGGACGGCGTCCCGAAGCGGGCCGCGAGGTGGCTGACGGGCGCGCCGGCGAAGAGCAGTTCGCCGTCTTCGCCGAGTCGGGTGCTTCGCGGCCAGACTCCTGGCTCGAGGTGATCGGCGGCTTCGCAGCCGAGGCTGGGAAGAAGCTCGCTGAGCGTCACGGGTGCCTCCGGGCATCACGACGGATCGGACTCCGTCAGGACACTCCCGGAGGCGAGCCCGAAGATCACCCGTGAATGCCGTCCTGACGGCTGCGGTTGGTCCGCTTACGCCTTGTTAACGCGCCAGTAACTTCGGTCACGGGCTCGCCTCAGTGAGCCGCTTCGGAACCGGTACTGCACACGCAGCCGCGGTCAGTCGCCTGCCCGGTCGCGGTCGCGGCGCAGTAGCGGCGCGCGATCGCGTCGTGCGTGCCGAGCGGGTGCGGGCAGCTCGGGCACTGTGTGCCGGAGCGGGGCTCGGCCGGAGTGGCGGGCGGTGGCGTCGTCACGGTGCCACCTTCGCCGTCCGCAGGGGTTCGCTCACGGCGTGGAGGTGCTGCAGCACGTACCCGTACGAGCGGGCCCAGCCGCACTGGGCGTAGGAAATGTCGTGCCGGGCGCAGAAGTCGCGGACGA
Encoded proteins:
- a CDS encoding RGCVC family protein — encoded protein: MRLGPLVRVRAAAPPRRERTPADGEGGTVTTPPPATPAEPRSGTQCPSCPHPLGTHDAIARRYCAATATGQATDRGCVCSTGSEAAH